TATCTTCACTTGTTTGTTGCCGTTGAACACTGAATTTCTGTCCTATTTCATGCGACTTTGTATATGTTTGAATAGCTGGTTCTCGGAAAGTAGAATTGTAAagattgaatttcttttatcTGAATCGCTTGTCGTCACTAACTTCATCTTCATACAAGTAATTTATGTCTTGAGTGTCGTGAATTTAAGACTAATTTGCGAGAAAACACCGGAGGGGAGTGTGTTGAAGAACAGGATGAAAAGATTGAATAGCTGAAGTTTGtgccatttttttaaagacaaTTTTCATTTGAACATTTAAATGCTTTACGCATTTCAAGTGCTTTCCACTGCTTGCGAATTAATGGCTATTCCTATTGAAAGAATAATGGATCATGGATCTCAGTCGAATCAACATGTAGTAATTCCATACGTTTGGGATGTTTCCATTATCCTTACATCAATATATACTCCCAATATCCTGTACAACGCTTCGTATGATTTAAAGAAGCATAATCTTATCTTTTTTTGtccaataatatttgaatctGTGATATTTCATTGCTGCAAGTTTGGACATCCATATAGCCCTAGGTGTAAAATGGATGTGCACATTACATAACTCAAAAGGTGTCTTCTCAGGGTCCCGTGCAGATCTGGCATGTGCACAACCCCCTTTGCACGTAACTTCATCCCAGTTAATTGCAAGTGAAGTCTTTCCTGCGCCTGTCGTTAAGGCACTTCTCTATCCTGGAGCAATTGTAAATGGCCTTGTCACGAACTTGACAGTTCCTAGCTGGAGTAACTTGTTAGACGTCTATAATTTGACAACGTGAAGGAAGCCTTTGCTGTTACTGATCTTCAACGCTAAGAGGTTCTTTTGCTTGACCTTcttgtttattttcaattcGATTTGTAGAATTTGATCTATCCTATGGTTCTATCCTTGGATTCAGGCCCTTATTTTGGTcagaaaaattatgatttattttaaattttctgaACGTGGTTGGCTAACAAGACAAGCTTCCTAGAGTTTCCTTATGGAAAACCATCCGGGAATCTGATAGAACTCCTTTATTTATTCACATAGAGTGGCACATAGCTAAGGGAGAATTTGAGAGCCCCTCAACACCAAGATCTTACCCAAAAAGCACTCATATTGTCTATATTCTAAATGCTCTCTGCTAAATGCCAAGCTGACGCCCATTCTTTCTGATGCTTACGTACTATACCATTGGAAGCTATCACTACCCGCACGCCAAATAGTGATCCAGGTATACAATACTAGATGAGAGATTTACTCGAGTTGAAAATACTGGAAAAGTATGTCCAACAGCCTTTCTCAATTGGGAGACATGAAAAACTTGTGAGCAACAACCGTGTTTGGAAGATACAGATGATAAGCCACCAAGCCAATATGGTCATTGTAAATCAATAGCTGTATCTGTAGTATTTTCAGTCTATATTAAATGACTTGTCGTTTCAACCCAGGTTCTTGTGGGAAGCTATTTCTCAGTGGCTGGAGCGTTTGTGGGTGTTTTGAAGCCCGAGAGGATGAGCGTGTTCGGAAGTCTCTTGGTAATTTGGGGTCTTGTTAAGGAAGGAATCCCCGGAAAACCTGCGAACACAGATCCTTCCAAATCTGCTTATGTTTATCCTACAATGGTTGTTGCCGTTATCTGTGCTTTCTCATTGGTTAATTATGATGTGAAGAAGGCAGTTAGAAGTGCCCCTGTTCGACCCATTGCAAAGCCACTTCAGAGCTCATCAAAATCTAAGCTTAAGTGAGTGGAAGTGTAATTTCCATTCTACAGGTTTTGTTCGATTCTCACTCCAGAAGATTTCATgcataaatattcattttctttatctatTAGTTGTGTTGTGAATGTGATTTACAACTTCTCAGATATTCTTTGCAGCACTATCAGACTTTTCCAGCTTCGGTAAAACTACATCTGTTTTGGTTCAATTGTATGGATCACAGAGAGGAGTTCCTGTCTGGTGATCCTGTCTGGTTCCGTCTTGTCTACAATATTGAAACTAATCAGGTAGGTTCAACTTCATATTAATGCATTCTGAGATGGATTTTTAAGGTACATCAAATAGATTGTTAGATTTATTAGGGAGGCAATTTGCGTTTTATGAAACATTTCAAACTTTTAGAGGCATCTATAAGGATATTttatacaataataattaaaaaaaacatgggaCAATTGGTATgatctaaatttatatttggttAAATTGAACTATAGGACTTGAACTACTAAAGGATTTGTAGGATTTATTTATACTTGAGTTTAAACTTCTTAAAGTGTCTAGATCTCTAAATTCAATTGTAATTGTGTCTaacaagtttaatttttatgtccAATTAGCTTTggcaaatttaaaattttaaaaaattaaaagatcttttgaatataaatgaattttacttgtaaatattaaatttataattcctCAGCTCGACTTCAAagactatttttataattttcaaacatcAGATCAAAGACTTTAAGggctatttattattatttttcttctatttgatGGGCCCTATCTTGATTGTCCTCTAACTTGTCGGTGAAGGCTTTGTTGACCAGACTCGAGTATGCACTTCGCCAATCAACTGGCCTCTAATTTCTCGCGACTGCTCTTACTTGCCTTTCCCCTTGTTTCTAATTTCCTTGTTTCTCCGCAGTTCAAAATGGAGCTCTGCGGCCGTCCCAACACAAATGAGAACAACAGTCAAGcagaaatagaaaatgaaactgGTACTTCTGATCTAGTGGTACTATCCATTAATCGTATTCTTCAACAAGCTGTTTCATCCGGTTCTTCAGACGGTACCATTTACAAGGTTCCAGAACCTCTGCGCAGCATCAAGCCAGAAGCTTATACGCCCACTGTCATCTCTATCGGTCCTTTGCACTCCGGTAGAAAAGATCTTATGGCTAATTCACTCAAACCCAGGTACCTTCAAAACTTCCTTAATCTCACCCAGCTCCCCACCAACACAATTGTTGAAATAGTCAAGACTTGGGAAAAAAGAGCTCGCTATTGTTATGCAGAATCCATCGAGATGAGCAGGGATGAATTTGTGGAACTTCTTGTCTTTGATGGCTGTTTTGTGGTCATGCATCTCATCAGTTATTCCTTCTTCGAACTTCGGGCCTCAGATATGTCGAATTTGTGGAAATTCTGGGATGAACTATTTTGTGATCTGATACTGCTTGAAAACCAGCttcccttcttccttctccaatctcTATACGACCTCTGCGCCTCTTCTCAACCTTTCAGCAAAGGTGTGCGTTTCATTGAACTTGTTCATCAATATTTCATTGAATCCCATAAAGGAGGGTTGTTTTCTCTTAAAGAACATGTACTTTTGGCTGGCATAGGCGTCCAAGTGAATcattttgttgatttattAAGACTGCACTTTACTCATACACGTTCCGATAAAATGTCCTTCCAGCACACATTTTGGCCACCGAATGCCACTCAGCTTCACGAATGTGGTGTTATTTTCAAGACGGGGAAGGGCATAGCATTTAAAGACCAAGGTGGCTGTCTACAACTGCCGCAAATCAACATATACGATGATTTCGAAAAGCGTGTGAGGAATCTTATAGCTTATGAGCAATGCCATTTTTGCAGTGAGTTAAGGAACGAGGTGAGCAACTTTGCTGTGTTTATGCAGTGCTTGGTCCAGACAGACCAAGACGTGAAATTGCTGATTGAGGGAGGGATCATACACAACAACTTTGGTAGTATCAACGAGGTTACCCAATTATTCAACAACCTCGGTAAGCACATCTGCCCTGGAATTAACTCCTACAATTCTGATTGCAAAAGAATGAAAGATTATTGCAAGCGCCCTCGCCATCGGTGGATTTCGTTGTTGCGACGCAACTATTTCAGCACGCCATGGCTCTGTGCTTCCTCCATTGCGGCCATCCTCCTCCTTGCACTCACTCTCATACAAACGATCGTGGCTTTAGTTGACCTCTTATTCAAATGAGGTTCttaattaaatcttatttaaatgaGGTTCTTAACTGGATCCAATTCAAATTATGCTTTTCTGAGTTTAGAATTCAACAACTTCTAAGTTAGTTGAGAGATTCCAATTCAATGTTTAACTATAAGTTGGATCAATGTTTAACTATATGTTCAAGTTGGctctattaaatttatattaaacgCACCTaccatttttagttttaagtGAGAACTCCATCTATTTCGATTGATAACTATGTGAGACAGAAACAGGTATATGCAATTACATATGAATTCAAGGTATATGCAATTACATATGAATTCAAGAAAAGATACCATACaactaatattaaatttgacaAAGTATATTATACAATAATATAAACTTtctttgatttaatttttattcatttgtacatttattataaataatgtgcctttttgaatttatttagcAGTCAAGTTATTCTCAAATAAaccattttaataaaattgttaataattagtacaataattaaaaaaataattataaatgtcatatttaaacaatcatatatgatttcaattatttttgtcTAGATGGGTTGGGCTTCCGTGGACCCTTAAAAtaaggtttaaaaaaatgcatttgATGGATTTTGGGGGCATTGAGAAGGATGGACGCTTTCAATGGCAAAAGGCCATGGTGAGTTCCATTTGTAATCCATGGACCTCCGATTGAGAAACCATGTCCAAGTTTCGTGGCTAGTCTGTgctctttagacttttcaaatttaacgAATTGAAATATCTGAGTTGCtaaggaagaaaaatcaaCCGAAACCCGGTTAGTAGTGGTGAATGAGAGCAGATTGGGgatttgaagaaaaacaaagacgAAACTTAGTTCACAAAGTGTTCACTTCTTTTTCGTTATCTCATTCCTCCCAACATAAACAcgcatatattttaatttattatcatttattgtCTCTCGAACAATtaaaaatctccaaaattgatagataatacaataaaaaaaattaataataaaaaagaaaccacAAAACCACAAgtactaaatttttaaattttgtttattaaggACTACGTAATTGAATATTTAggattatattaataataataaatctattaaatataaaggtAAAGGTTTAAACACAATTTTTTATCTTacctttaatttgaaatatatttatttaaaatgatagtTATATTggtaaaattctaaatattattactattttaattcttttttttttaatttagtatctatagaaatgagagagagaaaaaaaaaacaattaaggCCCATAAAAAGACAACTTTCTAGGTCCAAGCATCCGTTGTTGGACTAAAATAAGTAGCCCATAAAAAGACAGACAAcgttaattattattctttaaaaaaaaaaaaaaaagaaaatggacaGTATACGACAAGCTATCAATCTAAGCTTCTCAAATTAGTGATATAATGAATTCAATTtcgattaaattataaatttaattcatgaacattaatatttattatttatgtctACTTTTATTTAGTCgcttaactttaaaattaacaaatcagtttttaaaattttgaattttttttattaaattcacaaatatcctaaatacaaaaattaaaaattttagctTTCCTCGCAAGTAATTTAGATCAAGGAGCCGTCAATGGACACTTGCATTTGGAATAGACGACCTCTCCATTTCAATAATTTGGAATAGAGGACCCAATATCtcaataattttagaatagAGGACTAACGTTTCATTGTCCAATAGTTGTCTATATTTACTATCGAGAATTGTTATGAACATTTGGCTCATCCTGATAGTAGGACATTCTTTCGTATTGGTATATGAATCATCTTGATTAATGTATGAgcattattattgttatgcTGATATAAAAGTTTGTCTAGCATTGTTTGAAATGTGAAGTTAGtatcattcttcatctacctAAAGATAATTGAGAAGAGTTTTGTAAGTGAAATATGGTAGTATGAGAGCGTGGGAGATACACttgtaaacactttgattATAGTGATTGACTACCACTCGTagaaaaatttcttttctttgaaccATGTAAATCTTTGTGTCTCTTTGTTCATTTATGTTCGTGGGTACGTGAGTACGCTCGTTTTTTCTTCCACTTCCACCACAACATTTATACTTCCATGTGATCATTTATGTCAGGCCCCATTGTAGTAGAGGACCCATTGTCTTATTGTCGTTTTAATTGGCCTATATTGACTCTCCATGTTATTATGTTAGCCCTACCCGCCCATCACTAGTTGATATATACTTTGCTTAcccattcaatttaaataccCTTCGCAACATTTCTTCTCTCGTCTTCATTTGCTACCAACACCTTCTTCCATCAATTTGCAGGCAAGGTAATTcgtcctttctctctctctctctttaatttttttttaatttttatttatttattacttatttataaattagtttCTTTGAGTTGGGTTTGAAACCCCAACCATTCCCATTCCTATTCCTATGTATATTCATTATTTAGTTAGTTTCTGAAATATATATGCATTActcttcataatttttttgaaaaaaataaaaacttaaaagtattaattttatttttacttattgCTCACGAGTATGTTTCTTAAATTGGTTCCAACACTTttgttacttttattttttgagaaatatttattaaaataaagtaataatcaaagtatatatatatatatatatatatatatatatattttaattttttaaattaatttaatatattattttataattaataatttgaaaatgataattttatcCCAACTTACAAAGTGTGGATTGGCATAAATAGGGATGAATGTGTTGGTGAAGGCATTGCAGAGCAGACTCCAGAGTACCCACCCTTCTACCACTGCTCTTTGTTTCTTGCCGTTCAAAAATGGAGTTTACTTCTGATCCAGTGGTAGTATCCATTAATTGTATTCTTCGACAACCTGTTTCATCCTATTCTTTAGAAGGTATCATTTACAAGGTTCCAGAACCTCTGCGCAGCATGAACTCAGAAGCTTATACCCCCACTGCCATCTCTATCGGCCCCTTTCACTCCGGTAGAAAAGATCTTAAGGCTAATTCACTTAAACCCATATACCTTCGACACTTCCTTAATCTCGCTCACCTCTCTGTGAACACGATTGTAGAAACGGTCCAGACTTTGGAACAAAGAGCTCGCTGTTGTTACACAGAATTCATCGAGATGAGTAGTGATGAATTTGTGGAACTTCTCGTCTTCGATGCCTGTTTCGTTGTCATGCATCTCATCAGTTGGCAGTACCCAAATTTGGCTGCCCCAAACGCGGCCAATTTATGGCAATCCtggaatgaaatatttcatgaTCTAATGCTGCTTGAAAACCAACttcccttcttccttctccagTTTTTATACAACCTCTTCGGCCCCTCTCAACCTTTACTAGAACATAAGAGTTTCATTCAAATTGTTCAAGATTATATCTCGGTAAACAAATATCCATCTGTGCTTTTTGCTGGTATCAAACAACTTTCGATGGATTACAACTACCACGTGAatcattttattgatttagtAAGAATGTCTAAAAATCATATAGTTTCCAATGAAATGATGATCCCATACACAGTTTGGCCACCGAGTGCCACCGAGCTTCACGAATGCGGCGTTATTTTCAAGACTTGGACGCACATAGAATTTAATGACCAAGATGGGTGTCTACGACTACCGTCAATCAACATAGgcaacaaatttgaaaagcaTGTGAGGAACATTATAGCTTATGAGCAGCACCATATTGACATTGAGTTATGGAACGATGTGACCAACTTTGCTTTGTTTATGACGTCGTTGGTCCAGACAGACCAAGACGTGAAATTGCTGATTGAGGGAGGGATCATAGAGAACTACTTTGGTAGTATCAAAGAGATTACCCAATTATTCAACAACCTCTGTAAGCACACCTACGTCGGAGTCAACTACTACAGTTCTCATTgccaaaaaatgaaagattattGCAAGCACCGTCGCCATCGTTGGATGACGTCGTTGCGGCGCAACTATTTCAGCACGCCATGGCTCAGTGCTTCCACCATTGCAGCCATCCTCCTCCTTGCCCTCACTCTTGTACAGACCATCCTGGCTGTACTCACTGGATTCAAAAAAAGTTCTTAATTGGATCCAATTCTAATGATGCTTTTCGAAGttatgaaacaaaaacaaaaataattataatcataaataaatccaagaaattaaaaaaaaaaaaacactaataAAAGTTGTACtgggaaataaataaataaatctctagattttgtttgtttaaaattagtatatttttcttttctataaatctttaatttattaccttacatcaaaattataattattatttatccaattttgatcaaaattaatttatacctTTGAGATTTAATGTTTTGTTAATGATGTTTGAGAAAAGAATGCTTATgagttaattaataattaaagtattttcaaccattttattatattatttaatttttaatggtggttaaacaattttattttataaattaattaaatgttgtATACAGTAGAGtaaatgatataaaatgagataaaagtatactttttatttaattaatttttactaatttatacgtctatgataaataaaatgccttcaattttaagtttttgaatttatttaaccGTCAATAGTAATCAATAAGTATAATATTTACACTCATGATTATTAtgtttgtattaatttatgatAGTTAGGAAATTAAACATAATGGTAATATATTAATAGTCTAAGTGTAAggatttaaatataataataatatatgtcaataattattattgaattatgtttatttacataaaaaaagcattttgataaaatttatgCTAACCCTTTAGTCAaattaaagtttcaaatttaaaaagaaagaaaacgtctattaaaaaatgcttttacaaataattatatattcaaattcaaagaatCTAAATTTGATTGTGTAACTTTTCATGTAATTGTTAGCACATGAGTATcacttttcaaaaatattataattattatttatccgATACACAGTATGATTAAAAAGATAAAGGGAATGCTTTACCAAGTAGAATGACAATGAGACATTAAGTTGTCATCTCGCTAGCTGTGaataaagaattaataaaCTTATTGAGCACGACTACATTTagaataactttttttttcgttaCACActgataatataaataaataaataaataaaacgagACCAAAAGAAACGTCATTTTAGGCTAAAGTaacataaaagaataaatatgtTTGTGCTTACTTCTCTTGCACTTGAAAATACATCACAAAAGATGAGGGGAACATAAAGAACCCCTGTccccatttttattttattttttattttttattttaatttttactttcaaaacctatgttaatttcttttttcttataaatgggtatttaaaatacaaattcaatctctcaaaatttatttttgtacttcgatttagttattttaaacCTTAAAAAGGTCAAATAACTGTGTCTATCTGTCTAATAgatctttttgtatttttaacatttttttttaaattaatggatCTATTagacaataaattttaaatttgtgtctaAATGCATAACCAatttttaagatataataatttaataccaaaattttaattaattagagatGGGTCGacaataaaagtaattaaNaaaaaaaaaaaaaaaaaaaaaaaaaaaaaaattgagggtTTAGTGaaagtatatattttgagttattttataataaaaaaaataaaaataaataaaatagttgatcaaattttaacctaaaatattaatatgatttgagggaaaaatgtttataaagagttggaattaatttaggaaattaATTGGGTTGTTAAACCTATGAGATAAAGGGAAATAAAGGCAAACAAATGGCAGCCTTCCACGTATTtggattttctaattttgtgaCTTTAATAAAAGTGGGAATTTTGGAGTTATTAATTACTCATATATTTattcctttcttcatttttaaataataatttctctctttttctttactccTTTTCCATTCTTGTTTCTCATGCAACAAACCAAGCAACATTGTAAGCTAAGTatccataaattaaattatctacATCATTTAATGACGTATCAATGGTTGAAcgactaaatttttttatcttattctatcagttacaaatatatatatatatatatatatatatatatccccaTAGGTTTTACTATTAATATTCTCACATATTAcatgttaatattattattaaatccTACTCTTTTATGTCTTCAAACTAGGTTTGAGAATTAAAATAGTCTATGAATTGTGTCCATTTAGTTCATAGACGGGTAAAAATTGgcattagttttttaaaattcagacaaaattttaaatttttttttgagtttcataacacataaatttaaatttatatttaatagaacaaattttttattttttatttttaagaaaattgaacTTGTTCTAAGTGTACTACGATACAAAGTTATATTAGCGATTTGAGATAGATACTAACCTCTCAGTTGGAATACTAAACTTATTAAGTAATTGTCATTTGAGAGGGAGGAGAATCATAGGCTTGggttcttattttcttccaaaaagactctttctttcttccctcaTTTTCGATCACCACCAACATCTCATTCCATCAAGTTGAGACAATTGAGAGAAATTTTGTAAGTACGAGAGTGCAAGAGATACACTTGTAAACACTTTGGTTTTAGTGTTTGATTACCGCCCGTAAATTTGTTGAACTCCCAAGTAATGACCGCTTCAACAATATCAACAAATAATCTTACACTCAAACATAACTATTTCAATATAGTATGAGCTATTGTCTCCTTTTGCTCTAACCTTCCACATTGTTCTAAGGCTCCTTCAAACCTATTCATATATATaggttttttatttactcCTTTGCTTTGCTGTTAAATGTTAACCTTGTATTTactaatgttttttaaataaacattatattatatttaagttTGTTAACATgcctttaattatttaataaatgacCAAATgcaaaaatttatatatatgtattttatcTTGCTTCAGTTTATTATAGAGATTTAATAGCCTTTTTAAgactaataaaattaaagatattaatctaaaaagttgaatgaaaaattttaaaacgtggtatttcatttcaacaaaaacaaacaacataacataaaataatattagcaAGCGTGaacaaatttatgataatgttGTGACGTCCTTAAAAAATGATGGAACAAATTTTTCTTGTTAATAAAGATTGTACCTATCTTTCGAGTTCCAAAACTATTATGCAAGATGAATAAAACAGTCTATATCCCTCAAGTCATTTCCGTCGGCCTATTTCACCATTGTAGGCGAAAGGATTTAATAGCCAAAGAACAATATAAGTTTCAACATTTGAATAACTTTCTAAACCGTTTAGTGACAAGATGAAATTGGAATTGCTCGTAGAAATTACTCAAACTTGGATGAAAGAAGCTCGAAATTGGTACACAGAATTTTCATGAACATTTGGTTCATCCTCACAGCAATACATTCCTTGATATTGGTACACATAATCACCTTGATTCATGAATAAACAAACATTAGTATTGATTTGCTGATATAAAAATTTGTCTAACATTGTTTAAGATGTAAAGTCAATGTCATTTTGTATCTACCTAAAGACAATTGAGAGGAGTTTTGTGAGACTTTGTAGCGTGAGAATGTGAAAAATATACCTATAAACATTTTGATTACAGTGATTGACTACTATCCATGaaggtaaaaaaatttcttaagtTTGTACTTGCAAACATGTTGTCGATAAACACCAAAGCACTTTAAGTATATTTTGATAGgtaaaaatgattgaaaaaagaataggTGATTATCGGTTAATGTATATGGCTTCTTACCTTCGTATTAATCGATttataaaacaagaaacagaacaTTAAGACATTAATTATTGACATTGACATACACATGTAAAATTGGCAATCTAGTCTTCATCTATGGGTCCACACAAGCTATTGGTGTCTAGTGGGTGCCAATTCAGATTTTCgttgttcattttttatgtACGTTGAGATGACAAAGTGAATCATTTTGTTGATTTAGTAAGAATGCGTAATACTCGTAAGTTTTCAGATCAAACGCTCACCGATTGTCTATTTTGACCACCGAATGTCACCGAACTTCACGAATGCAGCGTTATTTTCACGACGGGGTATGACATAGAATTTAATCAAGGTGGTTGTCTACAACTGCCGCTAATCAACATAAACGACGATTTTGAAAAGCGTGTGAGAAACATTATAGCTTATGAGCAATGCTATATTGACATTGAGCCAATGAACTCGGTGACCAACTTTGCTGTGTTTATGAAGTGCTTGGTCCAAACAGACCAAGACATGAAACTACTCATTGAGGGAGGGATCATACAGAATAGCTTTGGTAGTATCAAAGAGGTTACCCAATTATTCAACAACCTCGGTAAGCATATCTGCCATGAAATCAACTTCTATGGTTCTGattgtaaaaaaatgatagattATTGCAAGCGTCGTCGCCATCGTTGGATGACGTCGTTGCTACGCAACTATTTCAGCATGTCATGGCTCTATGCTTCCTCCATTGCGGCCATCTTCCTACTTGCCCTCACTCTTATATAGACTATCTTGGCGGTCGTCGCCATCGTTAGATGACGTCGTTGCTATGCAACTATTTCAGCATGTCATGGCTCTATGCTTCCTCCATTGCGGCCATCTTCCTACTTGCCCTCACTATTTCAGCATGTCAAGTGGGGTCTACTAAATTTATATTCCAACCTCACCTCACACCATTTTTAGCTTAAGTGGCAACTCCATCTATGAAACAATTATAATCACAAATGAgtccaagaaataattaaaaaaaaaaaatactaattaaaattgtacttgaaaaaaaaaaatttaagcattagattttgtttattttattttagtcaaGTGGAAAATAATAAGATCCTACCTCATCAAAGAAACAATGTAtcttataattatgaaaaaaattaataagattagaataattttatagCAACGTTGTTAAATCCCTCcaaaaatatgttaatataAGAAGAAAAGTCCGATAAagatttgtgagatcccaccttcgattgaagaggggaacaaaaacattttttataaatatgtggttaacagacgcgttttaaaattgtgaggcagACTGAGATACTTAGCGAGCTaaagctgacaatatctgctaacagtgggttTCAATTGTTACAAGATTGAAAAACTTT
The nucleotide sequence above comes from Cucurbita pepo subsp. pepo cultivar mu-cu-16 chromosome LG11, ASM280686v2, whole genome shotgun sequence. Encoded proteins:
- the LOC111805320 gene encoding UPF0481 protein At3g47200-like isoform X1, whose translation is MSVFGSLLVIWGLVKEGIPGKPANTDPSKSAYVYPTMVVAVICAFSLVNYDVKKAVRSAPVRPIAKPLQSSSKSKLKYSLQHYQTFPASVKLHLFWFNCMDHREEFLSGDPVWFRLVYNIETNQFKMELCGRPNTNENNSQAEIENETGTSDLVVLSINRILQQAVSSGSSDGTIYKVPEPLRSIKPEAYTPTVISIGPLHSGRKDLMANSLKPRYLQNFLNLTQLPTNTIVEIVKTWEKRARYCYAESIEMSRDEFVELLVFDGCFVVMHLISYSFFELRASDMSNLWKFWDELFCDLILLENQLPFFLLQSLYDLCASSQPFSKGVRFIELVHQYFIESHKGGLFSLKEHVLLAGIGVQVNHFVDLLRLHFTHTRSDKMSFQHTFWPPNATQLHECGVIFKTGKGIAFKDQGGCLQLPQINIYDDFEKRVRNLIAYEQCHFCSELRNEVSNFAVFMQCLVQTDQDVKLLIEGGIIHNNFGSINEVTQLFNNLGKHICPGINSYNSDCKRMKDYCKRPRHRWISLLRRNYFSTPWLCASSIAAILLLALTLIQTIVALVDLLFK
- the LOC111805320 gene encoding uncharacterized protein LOC111805320 isoform X3, producing the protein MSVFGSLLVIWGLVKEGIPGKPANTDPSKSAYVYPTMVVAVICAFSLVNYDVKKAVRSAPVRPIAKPLQSSSKSKLKYSLQHYQTFPASVKLHLFWFNCMDHREEFLSGDPVWFRLVYNIETNQFKMELCGRPNTNENNSQAEIENETGTSDLVVLSINRILQQAVSSGSSDGTIYKVPEPLRSIKPEAYTPTVISIGPLHSGRKDLMANSLKPRYLQNFLNLTQLPTNTIVEIVKTWEKRARYCYAESIEMSRDEFVELLVFDGCFVVMHLISYSFFELRASDMSNLWKFWDELFCDLILLENQLPFFLLQSLYDLCASSQPFSKAHILATECHSASRMWCYFQDGEGHSI
- the LOC111805320 gene encoding UPF0481 protein At3g47200-like isoform X2 is translated as MDHREEFLSGDPVWFRLVYNIETNQFKMELCGRPNTNENNSQAEIENETGTSDLVVLSINRILQQAVSSGSSDGTIYKVPEPLRSIKPEAYTPTVISIGPLHSGRKDLMANSLKPRYLQNFLNLTQLPTNTIVEIVKTWEKRARYCYAESIEMSRDEFVELLVFDGCFVVMHLISYSFFELRASDMSNLWKFWDELFCDLILLENQLPFFLLQSLYDLCASSQPFSKGVRFIELVHQYFIESHKGGLFSLKEHVLLAGIGVQVNHFVDLLRLHFTHTRSDKMSFQHTFWPPNATQLHECGVIFKTGKGIAFKDQGGCLQLPQINIYDDFEKRVRNLIAYEQCHFCSELRNEVSNFAVFMQCLVQTDQDVKLLIEGGIIHNNFGSINEVTQLFNNLGKHICPGINSYNSDCKRMKDYCKRPRHRWISLLRRNYFSTPWLCASSIAAILLLALTLIQTIVALVDLLFK
- the LOC111805483 gene encoding UPF0481 protein At3g47200-like, which translates into the protein MEFTSDPVVVSINCILRQPVSSYSLEGIIYKVPEPLRSMNSEAYTPTAISIGPFHSGRKDLKANSLKPIYLRHFLNLAHLSVNTIVETVQTLEQRARCCYTEFIEMSSDEFVELLVFDACFVVMHLISWQYPNLAAPNAANLWQSWNEIFHDLMLLENQLPFFLLQFLYNLFGPSQPLLEHKSFIQIVQDYISVNKYPSVLFAGIKQLSMDYNYHVNHFIDLVRMSKNHIVSNEMMIPYTVWPPSATELHECGVIFKTWTHIEFNDQDGCLRLPSINIGNKFEKHVRNIIAYEQHHIDIELWNDVTNFALFMTSLVQTDQDVKLLIEGGIIENYFGSIKEITQLFNNLCKHTYVGVNYYSSHCQKMKDYCKHRRHRWMTSLRRNYFSTPWLSASTIAAILLLALTLVQTILAPPNVTELHECSVIFTTGYDIEFNQGGCLQLPLININDDFEKRVRNIIAYEQCYIDIEPMNSVTNFAVFMKCLVQTDQDMKLLIEGGIIQNSFGSIKEVTQLFNNLGKHICHEINFYGSDCKKMIDYCKRRRHRWMTSLLRNYFSMSWLYASSIAAIFLLALTLI